The following coding sequences are from one Leptospira mayottensis 200901116 window:
- the cdaA gene encoding diadenylate cyclase CdaA, which translates to MFFFKNISLFPLGKNPFVIVIDIMIVGFFIYQFYTTIRRTRGIQLLLGVAVIWFLGIFASYFELELLDWIIESIRPALVFAIIVLLQPELRKITADLSKMKVFQPFLLKQMTDLEEITEAVKVMAKNKTGSLIAIVRENSLKEIIDQSVQLDAIISANLLLTIFKKNSALHDGAVIIEQNRIACAGAFLPMTQNLDDARMGARHRAALGISEESDSIVIVTSEETGEISVCYDGEMTHPVKPIELKNLVNTILQKRESGSEKHNLLSEEKADR; encoded by the coding sequence TTGTTTTTCTTTAAGAATATATCACTTTTCCCACTCGGAAAAAATCCGTTCGTCATCGTAATCGATATAATGATCGTCGGTTTTTTTATCTATCAGTTTTATACAACCATACGAAGAACCAGAGGGATTCAACTTTTACTCGGGGTCGCGGTCATTTGGTTCTTAGGAATTTTTGCGAGTTATTTCGAACTGGAACTTTTGGATTGGATCATAGAAAGTATCCGTCCCGCCTTGGTATTTGCGATCATCGTATTACTACAACCCGAACTGAGAAAGATCACCGCGGACCTTTCCAAAATGAAGGTATTTCAGCCCTTTCTTCTAAAACAGATGACCGATTTGGAAGAAATCACCGAAGCCGTCAAGGTCATGGCAAAAAATAAAACCGGATCTCTCATCGCGATTGTCAGGGAAAACAGTCTGAAAGAAATTATCGATCAATCGGTACAACTCGACGCGATTATCTCCGCAAATCTTCTACTCACTATTTTTAAGAAAAATTCAGCACTTCATGACGGAGCGGTCATCATCGAGCAAAACCGAATCGCTTGTGCCGGAGCGTTTTTACCTATGACTCAGAATCTGGACGACGCGAGAATGGGAGCCAGACACCGTGCCGCGCTCGGAATTTCGGAGGAATCGGATTCCATCGTAATTGTAACTTCGGAGGAAACCGGGGAAATTTCTGTGTGTTACGATGGAGAAATGACTCATCCTGTCAAACCGATTGAGCTCAAAAATTTGGTCAATACGATTCTGCAAAAACGGGAGAGCGGTTCAGAGAAACACAATCTTCTCTCGGAAGAAAAGGCGGATCGTTGA
- the dapB gene encoding 4-hydroxy-tetrahydrodipicolinate reductase — protein sequence MPDSKNQIALIGGSGRMGRAIITVLSSSIKSTLSSSVVSRGSVFLGMDSGLHSGIKQNGVNFSSDIEAAVRSADCAIDFSTHQNLDMTLKACLQYRKPVVIGTTGLTELQKDALKVASKEIGIVCSPNMSIGVNLLFKLTEIAAKVMGENSDIEIQDIHHRHKKDAPSGTAEKLKNILLETLGRTSKNVIHGRHGILKERDPKEIGIHTLRAGEVIGDHTVYFFTPEERIEITHKAQDRKTFAVGSIHAAEFLVGRKPGLYDMFAVLGL from the coding sequence ATGCCCGATTCCAAGAATCAAATTGCACTTATCGGAGGTTCCGGAAGAATGGGACGCGCCATCATCACGGTACTTTCCTCCTCCATCAAATCGACACTTTCTTCTTCCGTAGTAAGTAGAGGTTCTGTATTTTTGGGAATGGATTCTGGACTACATTCCGGAATCAAACAGAACGGGGTTAATTTTTCCTCCGATATAGAAGCGGCAGTAAGAAGTGCGGACTGCGCCATCGATTTCAGCACACATCAAAATTTAGATATGACATTGAAAGCGTGTCTCCAATATCGAAAGCCGGTAGTGATCGGAACCACGGGTTTGACCGAACTCCAAAAGGACGCACTTAAAGTGGCCTCAAAAGAAATAGGGATCGTATGTTCGCCGAACATGTCCATTGGAGTCAATTTACTTTTCAAGTTAACCGAAATTGCGGCCAAGGTGATGGGAGAAAATTCGGACATTGAAATTCAGGACATCCATCATCGTCATAAAAAGGACGCACCGTCCGGAACCGCAGAAAAGCTGAAGAACATCCTTCTCGAAACGTTAGGCAGAACTTCAAAGAACGTGATCCACGGAAGACACGGGATACTTAAAGAAAGGGACCCAAAAGAAATCGGAATCCACACACTCCGTGCCGGAGAAGTGATCGGAGATCACACAGTTTATTTCTTTACTCCGGAAGAAAGGATCGAAATTACACACAAGGCCCAGGATCGGAAAACCTTTGCGGTAGGATCGATTCACGCGGCGGAGTTTTTAGTGGGACGTAAACCCGGATTGTATGATATGTTTGCGGTTTTAGGATTGTAA
- the dapA gene encoding 4-hydroxy-tetrahydrodipicolinate synthase: MFQGVYTAIITPFKNDKVDYDSYNKLLEKQIKAGVNGVVPCGTTGESPTLSHAEHAELIRETVKAVQGKIQVVAGTGSNSTREAIELTEAACKDGVDGILSVNPYYNKPTQEGLFQHFQAIAEHSSVPVMLYNIPGRTSVNLQPETVLRLSEVKRIRSMKEATGDLGQMGKLISLVGNKMTVLSGDDNLTLPLLAIGGVGVVSVVSNLYPKAMVEMVKYFQDGKITEARKIHYDFIEAFALAFMETNPIPIKAAMAWFGYCEPEIRLPLTRLSQNETSVKFKKTLETLKEKGYE, encoded by the coding sequence ATGTTCCAGGGCGTTTATACGGCGATCATCACACCATTCAAAAACGATAAAGTTGACTACGACAGCTATAACAAACTACTGGAAAAACAAATCAAGGCGGGAGTGAACGGAGTTGTGCCTTGTGGAACAACGGGAGAATCGCCGACTCTTTCCCATGCCGAACACGCTGAATTAATCCGGGAAACCGTCAAAGCCGTACAGGGAAAAATCCAAGTCGTAGCCGGAACCGGTTCCAATTCCACCCGGGAGGCAATTGAACTTACCGAAGCCGCTTGCAAGGACGGAGTGGATGGGATCCTATCCGTAAATCCATACTACAATAAGCCGACACAAGAAGGACTTTTTCAACACTTCCAAGCGATTGCCGAACATTCTTCCGTCCCCGTAATGCTCTACAATATACCCGGCAGAACCTCCGTAAATCTACAACCGGAAACCGTTCTGCGTTTGAGCGAGGTCAAACGGATTCGATCGATGAAGGAAGCGACGGGAGATCTGGGACAGATGGGAAAACTGATTTCTTTGGTAGGAAATAAAATGACTGTACTATCTGGAGACGATAATCTCACGCTTCCTTTGCTTGCGATCGGAGGGGTAGGGGTGGTTTCCGTCGTATCGAATCTCTATCCAAAAGCAATGGTAGAGATGGTTAAATACTTTCAGGATGGAAAGATTACCGAAGCCAGAAAGATACATTACGATTTTATAGAAGCCTTTGCGCTTGCGTTTATGGAAACCAATCCGATTCCGATCAAAGCGGCAATGGCTTGGTTCGGTTACTGCGAACCGGAAATCCGATTGCCTTTGACTCGACTTTCCCAAAATGAAACAAGTGTAAAGTTCAAAAAGACGCTCGAAACGCTGAAAGAAAAAGGATACGAGTGA
- a CDS encoding glycosyltransferase group 4 family, with the protein MKQISFFWNPGLSCVLVFLVTFFFSWIYLHSKRFGISDISNERSMHVGTTKKSGGIWIFLPVFCLAVIWFGGFEIPDRKILLFFVGLLFFFSIGLLDDLLSLGSGIRLVLEFFFLFFLFLLEPIRFSFLGFDTGNVPGLSTSFLIVYVLFVVNVCNFMDGLDTYLSSHFLLSVLAFPFLFQSQLPSVFFWICAGVFGFLGFNLPKAKLFLGDAGSLPLGYSIAVLPLFFIDEYHWAHFEITSAFFLLPVFFVDGVITILLRLKDRENILKAHRRHLYQLVAVSSVNKGSVAFLFTAANLPAMFLFAIHRSTGIPGSIVFWFCLAGYAGLYFLLFRRFGFSTKHH; encoded by the coding sequence GTGAAACAGATTTCTTTTTTCTGGAACCCTGGACTTTCGTGTGTTCTCGTTTTTTTGGTCACGTTCTTTTTCTCCTGGATCTATCTTCATTCCAAACGGTTCGGAATCTCGGACATTTCGAACGAAAGAAGTATGCACGTCGGCACGACAAAAAAATCGGGAGGAATTTGGATCTTTCTTCCCGTTTTTTGTTTGGCCGTGATTTGGTTCGGAGGATTTGAAATTCCGGATCGGAAAATTCTTCTTTTCTTTGTGGGTCTGTTGTTCTTTTTTTCTATCGGCCTTTTGGACGATCTACTTTCTCTCGGTTCGGGTATCCGTCTCGTTTTGGAATTTTTTTTCCTGTTCTTTCTTTTTCTTCTGGAACCGATTCGATTTTCGTTTTTGGGTTTCGACACCGGAAACGTTCCCGGGCTTTCCACGTCGTTTTTGATCGTCTACGTTTTGTTCGTCGTCAACGTTTGTAATTTTATGGATGGCCTTGATACGTATCTCTCCTCTCATTTTCTCCTTTCGGTCCTTGCGTTCCCGTTTTTATTTCAATCTCAGCTTCCTTCAGTTTTTTTTTGGATCTGCGCGGGCGTTTTCGGTTTTTTGGGTTTCAATTTACCCAAAGCAAAACTTTTTTTAGGAGATGCGGGTTCGCTTCCTCTCGGTTATTCCATTGCGGTTCTTCCTTTATTTTTTATCGATGAATATCATTGGGCCCATTTTGAAATCACCTCAGCTTTCTTTTTGCTTCCCGTTTTTTTTGTGGACGGTGTTATCACAATCCTACTTCGACTTAAGGATCGGGAAAATATTCTCAAAGCACATCGTAGACATCTTTATCAACTAGTCGCCGTTAGTTCGGTTAACAAAGGCTCAGTAGCATTTCTTTTTACGGCTGCTAACCTTCCGGCTATGTTTCTTTTTGCAATTCATCGTAGCACGGGTATTCCAGGTAGTATCGTATTTTGGTTTTGTTTAGCGGGTTATGCAGGATTGTATTTTTTATTGTTTCGTAGATTCGGATTTTCCACCAAACATCATTGA
- a CDS encoding helix-turn-helix domain-containing protein, translated as MFKSLYSREAKIFCKNLIAARKDADLTQFEVATRLGQPQSYISKIESGERRLDVIEFWRIYKILGKSFEFYFHFDEKPEGFEKRSKTLKAASSKRKKKLSKS; from the coding sequence TTGTTCAAATCCCTTTATTCACGCGAAGCGAAAATTTTTTGCAAAAATTTAATCGCTGCCAGAAAAGACGCCGACCTTACTCAGTTTGAGGTTGCTACTCGTTTGGGCCAACCTCAATCTTATATTTCCAAAATTGAATCCGGTGAAAGACGTCTTGACGTTATCGAATTCTGGAGAATCTATAAAATCCTTGGCAAATCCTTTGAATTTTACTTTCATTTTGACGAAAAACCGGAAGGTTTTGAGAAAAGATCCAAAACTCTCAAGGCGGCTAGCAGTAAACGTAAAAAAAAGCTTTCTAAGTCCTAA
- a CDS encoding LA_1841 family salt-regulated protein: MMTYIFKLIILVCFVFLNLTNCAMGSLTITGKNYPPLAETEPIDVILRAVPDYQVEQIGIVEVRCGQLNHCIEYVKEKAREQGADVIILADSNIINSLQYTPGTQVGNTSNSGLVTNSGGQIQTWEIARKVVVPTKATKDKKV, from the coding sequence ATGATGACTTACATATTTAAACTGATTATATTAGTTTGTTTCGTTTTTTTGAACTTAACAAATTGTGCAATGGGAAGTCTTACAATTACCGGAAAAAATTATCCTCCTCTCGCCGAAACGGAACCTATTGATGTGATTCTGAGGGCGGTCCCTGATTATCAAGTAGAACAGATTGGAATTGTAGAAGTTCGTTGTGGACAATTGAATCATTGTATCGAATACGTGAAAGAAAAAGCAAGAGAACAGGGAGCCGACGTTATCATACTCGCAGATTCTAACATTATAAACTCCTTACAATATACACCTGGAACACAAGTGGGAAATACTTCGAACTCCGGTCTGGTAACAAACAGCGGCGGACAAATTCAAACTTGGGAAATAGCCAGAAAAGTAGTGGTTCCTACCAAAGCAACGAAAGACAAAAAAGTATAA